The DNA region ggtcTTGGGTTTTCCGAACACAGCCCAGGGAGCTCTATCGTACAAATGACGGGATGGGGACAGTTTGAATCACTGGTAAGGGCTACTTAAGCCATCCTACGGTCTCTGATTGACAGTCTACTGACGTATTTCCTTGCAGGTCACAGGAGGTGTTGGCGGTATCGAGGCCTTCCTGGATGGCCATATGGGAGGATGGAATTTAGGGATGGGTGAGCAACTGGATACCTGAAGCTCTCTAGTTCATGGAAGGTTTTCTTATCAAAGCTCGCCTCTCGAGTCCCTTGACTACATGCCAAGATTGGGTTTGATGCTCCATGTGGAGACAACTTATTCGATCGATCTTATCGGATTTAAGAACGTGCTACGTCACCTAGGAAGAATCTCGCATCAATGCTGTATTTCCGGCGGCCGCCATCCCATGGTGTTGTGATATCGGAAAAGCTCTATGCGGATGACCTCGGCATCGGCTTTTCCGCTAGGCACTTTTCCGATGTCTCGAATTGCTCCAAGTGTGAACCGATGGGTCAATTTCAGCTTAGAAATTGCACCACAACTTCTGAATCCATTTAACCGACAAATTATGGCGGCAGGCAAATTGCTAGATATACCATTGAGGACAGAATGACTCGCTTACATTACTCTATGTTGGAGCTGGATTGTCAGGACCAGTGTATTCCTCAGGAGCAATAAATATGAAGCCAATGACGTCGACAGCGTTGTGGTCATGTGATGATGTGATCGCCCGACGCGTCAACAACCCTCTGGCCTGTCACATAcgtcctcatcaccacaaGCAAAGATGAGGACCAGGAGCTCAGACGCTAAAGCTGATGCCGACCAGGCAAGCCCTTCCACTTCTCACGGTCGCAAGAGATCGTCGGACCAGACGGAAGCAAAAGCAGCAGAGCCCAAACCCAAGCAGGCCAGAAAAGGCAGAAGAACCAGCGCCTCTCAAGCCGAAGCGTCAACTTCATCGGGACAAACTCAGAAACCGCGTCTCACAACCCCAGATCTGGAATTTGATTTCGACCGGGACCAACTCCGAGACCCACGGCCCACTCCGGGCCGTGTTAAGCGACCGCGATATGGTGATCATGAACTCACCCAGGAATTCAAGCAGCGGTTCCATATCCCCAAGCCACGACCAAGAGACTTCGAGCATGAAGCATTGGCAGACCCCAGCGCCACATTCCACGATCTCCATGTCTGTCACAAGAAGGGACCTAAAGGCTCGCCCACCTACGACTCGGCAGGCTTCCAGCTCGACTACAACAAGGTGGCCAAATGGATGAAGCCCGTGGCCTACAACAAGAAAAGGATGGTCAGCGGCATGGAAAGACACCTCGAGGAACAGGCAAAAGAGGATGAAAAAATGATCAAAAGCTTCTTTGTTGACGGCAAGCACCCAGGAAAATACAAAGGTGGCGAGTTTATGGATTTTCTGAGGGACCATGTGTCGAAGGACTTGGGGGTCCCCTGGCATCAGATTGATTCTAAGCGCGTCAAGGAGTGGGAGGAGAAAGGGTTTGAAAAGATTAATGCGGACGAGTGGTGGCATGAGCCGAATGAagtggagaggaagaggttcaTGAAAATGTTGGAGGGTGCAAGTCTGCGCACGGATCTTTGAAGCATTGGCTTTTGTATTTGATCTCCCTCTATCCTATTTTGTCTCTACGTAACCCTGATCTCTTTGTTGGTATGTCTATCTATCAACTCATGTCCGTTGGCTCCAGGTTTTTACTCCAAAATGCGCATCAACTTTTAATCTTGCTTCAATCCAATCTTGCCTGTCTTTCGCAACCCGGCTCCCGCAATGACAACGCATGCCATCATGAAAGCAAACATTGTCCAGAAGCTTGCCCTATATCCCTCTAACAGAGCCTCAGAGGGCTTCATTCCATCATGGTCCTTGGCCACAAGGGTAGAGACAACCTGCATGACGGCCAACCCAAAGGCGTTTCCAAATTGGGACGCAGTGTTAAAGACAGCACCAGCGATAGACTGCTTATCATCGGGAAACATCTCAGTGACGATGATTAGTCCAACGGTAAAAAGCACATCGGCAgagaagggcatcaagaGTTGGGCGAAGAATGCGCTTGTCCAATAAGACCAGCTTGGCTCGATGGTCGCCATGAGCAAAGGGGAACCAGCAGAAAGGATGCAGGTGATGACAACGAGCCAGAGGGCCGGAACCTTGTGCACAAAGAGGCCAGTGGAGAAGTTGAGAGTGACTCCGACGACGATGCTTGGCAGAATGCGAATTGCGGCTTGGAGGGCCGAGAGATGCTGGATTTCTTGGAAGCTATGGTTACAGTCAGTTCTCAATCCCTACTGTCACAACGAGAGCAGACTTACAAGAGGCTAGCAAAGAGTTCCAGCGAGGTCAAAACCCCAAAGGACAAGGCGATGGTGGCGCAAATGCTGGCAAACGCAGAGTTTTCCCAAAACGAGTTGGGGATGAGGGCCGGTTGGCCTGATGTGTGCTGACGATGCATCCAGCCGATGAACAAGGGCAGAGCCACAACGCCGAGACAGAGAATGACGATGCTAGCAGGCTCTTTAATGCGGTAAACGTCTgtgctgatgatgctgcAAAGCTTATAAGCGGTTGTTAGGATCAGAGGAGCGTCAACTTACGCGAGGAAATACGAAATCAATGCCATGAAAGCTGAGGCGAGCAAGGCACCAACCCAATCGACCTTTGTCTTCAGGT from Fusarium keratoplasticum isolate Fu6.1 chromosome 12, whole genome shotgun sequence includes:
- a CDS encoding MFS domain-containing protein; translated protein: MATQTETLVLAPIAHPGLESGSDTQLPSTDSVSGCSDIEEVRPASRFRKTAVTFQLSGVNFASSAANGLIVVGLPRMTQDLDLPQSLAFWPSSVPGLATASTLLIAGAVADVIGPRSVDLLGCIANGALMLACAFIQKGEELVVLRALQGIALALHLSSSVSLVTKILPRGRGRNFAFACLGLSQPLGFSFGLVIGGILVDTIGWRSGWYLYGGITLVLSAVGFWSLPKSAPLGTLQDVIHNLKTKVDWVGALLASAFMALISYFLAIISTDVYRIKEPASIVILCLGVVALPLFIGWMHRQHTSGQPALIPNSFWENSAFASICATIALSFGVLTSLELFASLFFQEIQHLSALQAAIRILPSIVVGVTLNFSTGLFVHKVPALWLVVITCILSAGSPLLMATIEPSWSYWTSAFFAQLLMPFSADVLFTVGLIIVTEMFPDDKQSIAGAVFNTASQFGNAFGLAVMQVVSTLVAKDHDGMKPSEALLEGYRASFWTMFAFMMACVVIAGAGLRKTGKIGLKQD